One segment of Chlorocebus sabaeus isolate Y175 chromosome 24, mChlSab1.0.hap1, whole genome shotgun sequence DNA contains the following:
- the GPR135 gene encoding G-protein coupled receptor 135: protein MEEPPPPPARSPASMALLGSPHPGAPSAAGPPGGTSSAATAAVVSFSTVATAAAAALGNLSYASGGGTAAAPGGGGLGGSGAAREAGAAVRQLLSSEAAPLLSHGAAVAAQALVLLLIFLLSSLGNCAVMGVIVKHRQLRTVTNAFILSLSLSDLLTALLCLPAAFLDLFTPPGGSAPATAAGPWRGFCTASRFFSLCFGIVSTLSVALISLDRYCAIVRPPREKIGRHRALQLLAGAWLAALGFSLPWELLGAPRELAAAQSFHSCLYRTSPDPAQLGAAFSVGLVVACYLLPFLLMCFCHYHICKTVRLSDVRVRPVNTYARVLRFFSEVRTATTVLIMIVLVICCWGPYCFLVLLAAARQAQTVQAPSLLNVVAVWLTWANGAINPVIYAIRNPNISMLLGRNREEGYRTRNVDAFLPSQDPGLQARSRNRLRNRYANRLGACSRVPSSNPASGVGGDMAMWARKNPVVLFCREGPPEPVTAATKQPKSETGDTSL from the coding sequence ATGGAggagccgccgccgccaccgGCCCGCTCACCAGCGAGCATGGCCTTACTGGGCAGCCCACACCCCGGCGCCCCCTCCGCGGCCGGCCCGCCTGGCGGGACTTCCTCCGCGGCCACGGCAGCCGTGGTCTCCTTCAGCACCGTGGCGACCGCGGCGGCCGCGGCGCTGGGGAACCTGAGCTACGCAAGCGGAGGCGGCACAGCTGCCGCTCCCGGTGGCGGCGGCCTTGGCGGGTCCGGGGCAGCGCGGGAGGCTGGGGCGGCGGTGAGGCAGCTCCTGAGCTCGGAGGCGGCGCCGCTGCTGTCGCACGGAGCTGCGGTGGCGGCCCAGGCGCTCGTCCTCTTGCTCATCTTCCTGctgtctagcctgggcaactgcgCGGTGATGGGGGTGATCGTGAAGCACCGGCAGCTCCGCACCGTCACCAACGCCTTCATCCTGTCGCTGTCCCTATCGGATCTGCTCACGGCGCTGCTCTGCCTGCCCGCCGCCTTCCTGGACCTCTTCACGCCGCCCGGGGGCTCGGCGCCTGCCACCGCCGCGGGGCCCTGGCGCGGCTTCTGCACCGCCAGCCGCTTCTTCAGCTTGTGCTTCGGCATCGTGTCCACGCTCAGCGTGGCGCTCATCTCGTTGGACCGCTACTGCGCCATCGTGCGGCCGCCGCGGGAGAAGATCGGCCGCCACCGcgctctgcagctgctggccggCGCCTGGCTGGCGGCCCTGGGCTTCTCCTTGCCCTGGGAGCTGCTTGGGGCGCCCCGGGAACTCGCGGCGGCGCAGAGCTTCCACAGCTGCCTCTACCGGACCTCTCCGGATCCCGCGCAGCTGGGCGCGGCCTTCAGCGTGGGGCTGGTGGTGGCCTGCTACCTGCTGCCCTTCCTGCTCATGTGCTTCTGCCACTACCACATCTGCAAGACCGTGCGCCTGTCGGACGTGCGCGTGCGGCCCGTGAACACCTACGCGCGCGTGCTGCGCTTCTTCAGTGAGGTGCGCACGGCCACCACCGTGCTCATCATGATCGTCTTAGTCATCTGCTGCTGGGGGCCCTACTGCTTCCTGGTGCTGCTGGCCGCCGCCCGGCAGGCCCAGACAGTGCAGGCCCCCTCGCTCCTCAACGTGGTGGCGGTCTGGCTGACCTGGGCCAATGGGGCCATCAACCCTGTCATCTACGCCATCCGCAATCCCAACATTTCGATGCTCCTAGGGCGCAACCGCGAGGAGGGCTACCGGACTAGGAATGTGGACGCTTTCCTGCCTAGCCAGGACCCAGGTCTGCAAGCCAGAAGCCGCAATCGCCTTCGAAACCGCTATGCCAACCGGCTGGGGGCCTGCAGCAGGGTGCCCTCTTCCAACCCGGCCAGTGGAGTGGGAGGGGACATGGCCATGTGGGCCCGCAAAAATCCGGTTGTACTTTTCTGCCGAGAGGGTCCACCAGAGCCTGTGACGGCAGCGACCAAACAGCCTAAATCCGAAACTGGGGATACCAGCCTCTAA